The window AGGCTAAGAACACGAGCCATAGTGAGTTTGTTGACTTATATGCTCTTGGTATCGACACTGAATTTTTCGTAGAGAGTGACCCTAGCTCAACGATATCGTTGTCTGAACTGGAGAAACGAGTAAATATTATTTCCTTCAAATttactcctttttttcttttttttgaacaccaaagttattatttttttaattgcaGTTGGGCGTTGATGAGTTGTATGATGATGTACTTGGTGATAACATGGTGGAAGACTGTGTTACAATCCCAAATTCCCTCGGTGTGGCTGCAAAAAGTACTCATACTTCATTTGATGGTGTTGAACATCATGCTGCAAACAACGCTTCACTGACAGATTTGAGTCTACCCAAAGAGTCGCACCTCGTTCTTCCAGAAGATGTTATGCTTTCCAAGCCAGCCATGACGAGTAAGATGAAGGTTGTCGCAAGTCAAACAAAACGTCAAAAAGCCTTCGAGCCTACTCCATGCCCGTTGCATCTTGATGCTCCAAACTTCAAACCACAAGAGACTATTTCTCATATTAAACTTTCTTTTGTTAACACGATGTGGCATATCTTGTGTGAATGAATTGAAGATTTCTCTTTTAATTCTCTGGATAGCTTCACAAAGTTGGAGTAAAGTATCACTTTGACTTTTGAGGaaattaagaaagaaaatattattgatactTCTACTTTAAAGGATCTTGTTGAGGCTTTCTTCAAGATATACGTAGATTATGATGCTTTAAGATCATCCAAGATGACTAAAGAATTTCACCAAGAGTCACTTTCTGATGCACGACGACACCTCGATGATGCAAAACAAGAATATGAAAAAGTGGGTGAGTCTGTAGAGAAACTTCAAGCTAATATTGCGAGTGTTGAACAACAGCTAGCTAACTTGGCCTCCAGAAAGAAGAAGATTGTCGCGCTCTTGGATAAACAACAAGTGAAGTTAGCTAAAAGTTAAGAGAATATTGACATTATCGAAGGGGAGATTTATACCATTGAAGTCAATCATCCATTATTTGATGATGAAGCAGAGGAATTATCCCTCCTGAAAGGGGCAGTTGAGACAAGCCGCCAACAAATCCTTAGCTTCAAACCTTTTCCATGATTTTAGAGGTTTTGTTTTTGCGCTTAGGATTCTCGACTTacgattttttttatataactaATATCATGTAATGGACTACTTATTTCTTGGAGAAATAAAAGTATCTTTATTTTTAGTATATGATATCTCTCTTTGAGACCTGGATTCCCTCCGTTACTCTcaattatttctttcttaaatttcagCACATGTCTTGTGTGTTGGCTTTGTTGCTTTACGCGTtcttgttaaagaaagtcataTCTTGAGCTAGGAGTGTCAGAATTACAATTCATTTGCACCGCTAGAAAGAAACCTCAGAGACCTGAAGTACCTATGAATTTCATGGCAGAACTCCTTTCGTGCTATCAACAAAAAATTCGCGACATCGACTTAACTGCAGTGAACTTTCAGATTTGCGTACCTTCAGCGAAAATAATTGTATCTTGAGCTAGGAGTATAAGAATTATAATCTATTTATATTGTTAGAAAGCTGACTCGGACATCTAAAATTGATATAAATTTCATAACAAACTCCTTTCGGAGTATCAACAAAAAATTCACGAAGTCGACTCAACTGCAATGAACTTTCAGATTTGTGTACTTTTGGCGAAAATAATTGTATTTTGAGCTAGGAGTATCAGAATTACAATCTATTTGTGGTGTCAGAAAGTAGACTCGAATAtctaaaaattatataaatttcatGGCAAAACTCCTTTTGGACTGTCAACGGAAAATTTCCGAACTCGACCTAACTACAGTAAACTTTCAGATTCGTGTACTTTCACTGAAAAAAATCGTATCTTGAGCTTCGAGTGTCGAAATTGCAATCCATTCGTGCCGTTAGAAAGTAAACTCAGAGATCTGAAATACCTATGAATTTCATGGCAGAACTTTTTTCAATCTACCAATAGAAAATTTGCAAAGTCGATACAACTACTATGACCTTTCATATTCGTATGCATATAGAAGTTTTTGCGGCATAAGACCTTCTGGATTAGTCAAAGTTCCAGATCATGTATTGCTTGAAACTTCAAAACCCAAATTAGAAATTTCACAGTTAGGCCACATGATGGGGGAACAATTCACATTAGATTCAACTACGCAAAGCTTTATGGTAGCATCATGTTTTGAAGAAATGAAGCGAACTTGGAAAGGCATTCAAGACAAGATAGCGACAATCTTTCGCGTCAATTGCTTTTATGACTTAGATTCTTCGTATATGACGAAGTATACATATTTTCATCCTTTTAGTATCTTGACAATGATGTAACAGATCCTTGTAACATTGAAGCAATCAAAATGTCCATTTTGGCTCGACATAAGTTGtcttctttctttctgcaatatGCGCCTATTTGAGTAATCAACGTGATGCTTCAGCTCGAATTTTGATGATTATTTCACGTTGAAACACATTTTTTTAAAGCTTATGAGACTGAACTTaaaatgaaactctaagctgcctacgtacctcggtaaAGAGGATCAAGTTATAATGTAGTTCAAAACAAGTGagtttgtttttaaaaattttttatatcctaacttttgcctaggccgcctctttcaaggttttcaacctagcggatcttttttttttgcctaggccgcctctttcaaCATTTTCAACCTAGCGAATTTTTTTATGCCCTAATTTTCCTAGgacgcctctttcgaggttttcaacctagtgGACTCCTTTTTTTGGGTGTCGTTCGCATTTTAGGCTCATGCGGGCTAGGAGCATAGCAACATGTAGATTAAGCTTGTGCGTTAAGGAGCATTTATTATTCAAGGATAATATCTCTTCAAAAATTTCCCATTGATAAGGCTAATTCTCATTCCATGTGCATCAACTAACTTGTAAGCTCCACTTGAATAGGCTTCTTGCACAACATATGGACCATCCCATTTTGACATGAATTTGCCCCCGGATTTGCGAGAGGTGATAATAGGTCTTCTTACTGCAAGAACTTGATCGCCAACTTGGAAGGACCTCAAGcgaacctttttgttgaaagcacGAGACAGACGAGTTTGATAACAATcaagactttgttgagcttctagCTTTTTTTCATCAAGGGACTCTAGTTCTTCAAGGCGCAGACGAGCATTTTCTTCTTCAGTAAGACCTTCTTGGACAACGAGTCACAAGGATGGTATTTGACACTCAAGAGGAAGAACTGCTTCGAGTCCATAAACAAGAGAATAAGGAGTTGCTTGTTTCGGCGTGCGATGAGTCGTACAATATGCCCACAAAGTTTCTTCCATTATATCATGCCAATCTCTTTTACACTTGGATATAAAAAAGACGAccttctttaacaagttgcaaaGTGTCTTGTTAAATGCTTTGGCTAGTCTATCTACAGTAGCATAATACATTGACGaattacgttgcttgaagccaaaaagTTCACAGATCTTGGTCATCAATTTTTTATCGAACGGGTTGCCATTATCTGTCATTATATAACTAGGAATGCCGAAATGATATATGATGTTCACTCGAATGAAGTTTGCAACATTCTCTTTCTTCACTTCTTTTAGAGCGACGGCCTcgacccattttgagaagtaatcAATTGCAGCCAAGATTTATAGATATCCTCCAGAAGATTTTGgaagtggtccaacaacatctaatccccaagcgtcaaatggcCAAGATGCAACAGTAGGGTGTAACATTTCAGGTGGTTGGTACATAAATTTTGCGTGAAACTGgtaagccttgcatcttcgagcataATCTAAGCAATCTCTCAGCATTGTCGGCCAGTAGTAACCTATACTCTTAAtgtggaagtggagctttggccCAGATTGATGTGATCCACAAACTCAAGAGTGTGCCTCTTGCATGGCTTGAGTTGCTTCATATTCCCCTAAACAACGAAAgagaactgtcacgacccaaaccaatgggccgcgacgggtgtctgagtcctacctatcaaacacccctaaacatgcgtctaagatatgaacatgaataacatatgctgaattacgaaaataacatacatgaaggaaacctgcaaaaaaggcatatgtacgtatacatgcagaatacagtgggtgAGTCGGCAAGGCTGTTATaaacaactatacatccaaaactgaaagccgacaaggccacataaaacccaactagacatactatctacagacctctaatagaaatataactgtacaaaaacgggactgagccacatcatacccatatatatatatatatacaaacatatcataccaaaatcaaaagcagctccgaatcaagtggagcacgccaactctcgctgatcagggatcctaataAGGGGgatcgtcagcttgcctacctgcacctgcgggcatgaaatgcaggccccgtgaaatagggcgtcagtacgaaaaaatgtactgagtatgtaaggcatgaaaatctgtACGTAAAAGGCATAGATGACACATGGAATAAAAaaatccatctgtaaatctgaataactttgtaaattctgaaacatttataatgttatgcatgtgtatataaatgtcgtgtcatgcatgggtataggtgtacataatatcatcaagccactgagggcatcccatcatatcatctcggccactatgggcaatatcatcaacatataccaactgatcaggtggtggtgcatatataacgtcgtaacctttttctatatcccatatacatatatatacatatatatatgcgtatataatgtgtatataatgccatctggtcatggatcaatgcacatgtataaatgggtgaaatgtatgaaaaatatgtaaaactctcaatattccttccggataaaaaTTTTCAAcggcgtattattctgagacccatgaacagaagataataataattctcatggggaatcaagaatattgacacccctagtatttctatgaatagagtaatttatgaaaacagtgtgtttgctcgtttcttctgtataatttggaccatgccaaaagaaagaagggatgaccttaacatacatGAAATAGgcaaaactccgtataatattcttggcgaagattgcaccgtacacttttagaactgcaaaatttggattgaattaaaCTTCTACTCATTGAAGTGTTTGAACGATTGCACTTCTGTTCTTAGCGTTGAAGTGTCTGAGCAATTGAACTTATGTCCTTGACGTTGAAGTATTTTAAACCAAGAAACGAAAGCTTGCTTTaggattttcttttggttattTGTTTGATTCTGTTTTTGTCCAAATGAATGGAAACAAAGGCACTTAATTTACCTTATTAATATTCCAATTATCCTTAGGTAGACACCTACCCAAAAATGACTATGAGTCATTTTCTTAATTGGTGGCCTTGTGCCACGTTTTTGGAAGGGAAGAAGGGATTAATTTTATCCACgtattttattaattaactaggtaatgtcccattgctcggtaattaattaattacccgtataattaagaattatctcaaattacttaaaattttatttatttttaatatactttatacatcgtaCTACTGTGGTCATAAGGTACCTtacatggtactagtccataattatcgggtattatcgctcgactcgtattttatcccaaatcgtccaccttcaacgaaactcgttttctttaatttgtgtgcCATTTATCCTTCATgccacttacttatcgcttgttataaataacataaatacgttaaccttaagataatctcatccccgaatcCACGCCGgttaactgaagatgaaactttaacgtacgaaaacgcgagatgtaacatcattccccccttaaAAACATTTGTCCTTGAATGTTTAACTTTGCAGGATCTACATAACCttggcagagtcgcctttgtaacaatactactaccCACTCTTCCTGTAGAAACTTAATAATTTAACGTTACATAGGATCACAattatcaataacgacaatgACCTCACACGACCAACGGCAATAACTGACACTagaatccatacacgtaccttaaggttatgacgtctcagtcggacccttctttagaggaggaaataagtagggatatctaggcTCCATgccttcctcggcctcccaagtcatttcttccacactattgtttctccaaagtactttcaccgaagctatgtctttagttctcaatctccaaACTTGTCTGTCTAGTATAGCAATGTGAGTgtcttcatatgatagctgctctgtgacctgaacattATCAACTGACACGATtctggaaggatctccgatacgtttacggagcatagacacatgaaagattggatgtacagactccaagtccgaaggaaagtctaactcatatgctatcTGGCCTACCTTGCATATGatcctatatggtccaatgtactgagggctaagttttcctttctttccgaacctcatgacaTCTTTTATCGGTGATACCTTCAGGAATACCCAGTCGTCAACCTGAAATTTTAAGTCTCGCTATCGATTACctgcataagacttctgacgggCTTTGAGTTGCTATtggcctttcctgtataagcttaattttctcaatttcctgttgtaccaattctggtcTTACTAACGTAGTTTTCTCAAcctcgaaccaccctataggtgaTCTACACTTCTATCCATAAAAGCTTCGTATagatccatctgaatactagaatgatagctattattatatgcgaactcagtAAGCGACAGATGATCATTCCAGCTACCCTTAAAGTTtatcacacaagctcgtaacatatcctcaagtgtctgaataataCGCttagcctgtccgtctgtctgggggtgaaatgttgtactaagacttacttgagtccccaatcctttttggaaggacctccaacaGTTAGCTATAAATtaagctcctctatccgagataatagatatagggacaccatgcagtcgtactattttcttaatataaagccttgcataatcctctaaggaatatgtagtcctaacgggcagaaatgggctgactttgtaagcctatcaacaatcac is drawn from Nicotiana tabacum cultivar K326 chromosome 22, ASM71507v2, whole genome shotgun sequence and contains these coding sequences:
- the LOC142176132 gene encoding uncharacterized protein LOC142176132, with the translated sequence MTDNGNPFDKKLMTKICELFGFKQRNSSMYYATVDRLAKAFNKTLCNLLKKVVFFISKCKRDWHDIMEETLWAYCLTEEENARLRLEELESLDEKKLEAQQSLDCYQTRLSRAFNKKVRLRSFQVGDQVLAVRRPIITSRKSGGKFMSKWDGPYVVQEAYSSGAYKLVDAHGMRISLINGKFLKRYYP